The proteins below are encoded in one region of Nonomuraea helvata:
- a CDS encoding glycoside hydrolase family 2 TIM barrel-domain containing protein, with protein sequence MYLEDFSPGYGKLAPRAVLASDAPRLDLNGDWAFRFSPIGLGEPDGFPCPDFDDEQWDRLAVPSHWQLHGYGKPAYLNIPYPIPIDPPFVPDENQTGDYRRVFELPEEWGDTPAVLRFEGVDSCARVWLNGVELGVTRGSRLSTEFDATKALCPGRNVLAVRVHQYSSGTYLEDQDTWRLSGIFRDVALLARPVGGIQDVFVHADYSDGGGRVRFDVAADGPVEVGIPLLGVEAAAATQTFVFDRVRPWSAEDPFLYEAVIATPSERVRVRFGFRTVEINGDGVLTVNGRRIVLRGVNRHEFDPDHGRAVSLELMRRDVELMKQHNVNAVRTSHYPPHPAFLDICDELGLWVVLECDLETHGFEQPRPELWTGNPSDDPRWRAAYLDRIQRTVERDKNHPSVIIWSLGNEAGDGDNLKAMADWIHERDPSRPVHYEADRLARYVDVYGEMYRTPAVVRRIGQGALRPGELFYPLTEGAGDPADDRRNRMPFILTEFAHAMGNGPGGLAEYMRLCEEFPRVQGGFVWEWIDQGLRTTDAQGSEYFAYGGDFGEELHDANYICDGLMFPDRTPSPGMLEYQKVNEPVVIEPGRPGHVTIRNRYAFLDLSHLRFTHSQGELAVPPAGPGERVEVPVPDGVTIQAELAESTAWAPKGHVVAWGQLPPAAPAPAVLAEARRAARQSAEHVHLGPARFDRRTGSLVGLGDRPLHGPRLALWRAPTDNDRSWGQGDAEYWKARGLDRLLHRTVSIEAGDAGLTVVVRSSAANSGCGYLSTYRWDSDGERLRLRVHAEPVGYWPERRFSFDEEMVDHNLPEEEREELLRRHRAPSLARIGLVWHLPEEWSRVRWFGAGPGEAYPDSRQAARIDHFHATVDELQTPYVRPQDNGTRADVRWAEITDPAGTGIRIEGEPLFSLAARRWSDRQLAAARHQSDLVPEPLIYLHTDHVVHGVGSGAVGPGVLPRYRLDVRAADFAFILSATS encoded by the coding sequence GTGTACCTTGAAGACTTCTCCCCAGGTTATGGCAAGCTCGCGCCGCGAGCCGTCCTCGCTTCTGACGCCCCGCGGCTCGACCTGAACGGTGACTGGGCATTCCGCTTCTCTCCCATCGGCCTCGGCGAGCCGGACGGCTTCCCCTGTCCCGACTTCGACGACGAGCAGTGGGATCGGCTCGCCGTCCCTTCGCACTGGCAGCTCCACGGGTACGGCAAGCCCGCCTACCTGAACATCCCCTACCCGATTCCGATAGATCCGCCGTTCGTCCCGGACGAGAACCAGACCGGCGACTATCGCCGCGTCTTCGAGCTGCCCGAAGAATGGGGTGACACCCCTGCCGTGCTCCGCTTCGAGGGTGTGGACTCGTGCGCGCGGGTCTGGCTCAACGGGGTGGAGCTTGGGGTGACCAGGGGCAGCCGCCTGTCGACGGAGTTCGACGCCACGAAGGCGCTGTGCCCGGGCCGCAACGTCCTGGCCGTCCGGGTCCATCAGTATTCCTCTGGCACCTATCTGGAGGATCAGGACACCTGGCGGCTGTCCGGGATCTTCCGGGACGTAGCGCTGCTTGCGCGGCCCGTCGGCGGAATCCAGGACGTCTTCGTGCACGCCGACTACTCCGATGGAGGCGGGCGGGTGCGATTCGACGTGGCGGCGGACGGGCCTGTCGAGGTCGGCATCCCCCTGCTCGGGGTGGAGGCCGCCGCCGCCACGCAGACGTTCGTCTTCGACCGGGTACGGCCCTGGAGCGCGGAGGATCCCTTCCTCTACGAGGCCGTCATCGCCACCCCGAGCGAGCGGGTACGCGTGCGGTTCGGCTTCCGCACGGTCGAGATCAACGGAGACGGCGTGCTGACGGTGAACGGCCGGCGGATCGTGCTGCGCGGTGTCAACCGGCATGAATTCGACCCCGATCACGGGCGCGCGGTGAGCCTGGAGCTGATGCGCCGCGACGTGGAGCTGATGAAGCAGCACAACGTCAACGCCGTCCGCACCTCGCACTACCCGCCCCACCCCGCTTTCCTGGACATCTGTGACGAGCTGGGCCTGTGGGTCGTGCTGGAGTGCGACCTGGAGACGCACGGGTTCGAGCAGCCGCGGCCGGAGCTCTGGACCGGCAACCCCTCAGACGATCCGCGGTGGCGCGCGGCCTACCTGGACCGCATCCAGCGAACCGTCGAACGCGACAAGAACCACCCCAGCGTCATCATCTGGTCGCTCGGCAACGAGGCGGGCGACGGGGACAACCTCAAGGCCATGGCTGACTGGATCCACGAGCGCGACCCGTCGCGGCCGGTCCACTACGAGGCCGACCGGCTGGCCCGATACGTCGATGTCTATGGCGAGATGTATCGCACCCCCGCCGTCGTGCGCCGCATCGGCCAGGGCGCGCTGCGGCCAGGGGAGCTGTTCTATCCGCTCACCGAGGGGGCGGGTGACCCGGCGGATGACCGGCGCAACCGCATGCCGTTCATCCTCACGGAGTTCGCGCACGCGATGGGCAACGGCCCGGGCGGCCTGGCGGAGTACATGCGGCTGTGCGAGGAGTTCCCGCGGGTCCAGGGCGGGTTCGTGTGGGAGTGGATCGATCAGGGTCTGCGCACCACCGACGCTCAGGGCAGCGAGTACTTCGCCTACGGCGGCGACTTCGGAGAGGAACTGCACGACGCGAACTACATCTGCGACGGCCTCATGTTCCCCGACCGCACACCGTCCCCGGGCATGCTGGAGTACCAGAAGGTCAACGAGCCCGTCGTCATCGAGCCCGGCCGCCCCGGACACGTCACGATCCGCAACCGTTACGCCTTCCTGGACCTGTCCCACCTGCGCTTCACCCATTCCCAGGGTGAGCTCGCGGTGCCGCCCGCCGGACCGGGGGAACGCGTCGAGGTCCCCGTCCCTGACGGCGTGACCATCCAGGCCGAACTGGCGGAATCCACCGCTTGGGCGCCCAAGGGCCACGTCGTGGCCTGGGGCCAGCTCCCGCCTGCCGCGCCCGCTCCTGCTGTTCTCGCAGAGGCACGGCGGGCCGCCAGGCAGTCCGCCGAGCACGTCCACCTCGGCCCCGCGCGTTTCGACCGGCGAACGGGGAGCCTGGTCGGCCTCGGCGACCGACCGCTGCATGGCCCGCGGCTGGCACTGTGGCGCGCGCCCACGGACAACGACCGCTCATGGGGGCAGGGCGACGCCGAGTACTGGAAGGCCCGCGGCCTGGATCGGCTGCTGCACAGGACCGTCTCCATCGAGGCAGGCGACGCGGGCCTGACCGTCGTGGTCCGCAGTTCGGCGGCCAATTCCGGCTGCGGCTACCTCAGCACGTACCGCTGGGACAGCGACGGGGAGCGCCTGAGGCTGCGGGTGCACGCCGAGCCGGTCGGCTACTGGCCGGAGCGGAGGTTCTCCTTCGACGAGGAGATGGTGGACCACAACCTGCCGGAGGAGGAGCGCGAGGAGCTTCTCCGGCGCCACAGAGCGCCATCCCTGGCGCGGATCGGTCTCGTGTGGCACCTTCCTGAGGAATGGTCGCGGGTCCGGTGGTTCGGAGCCGGGCCCGGTGAGGCGTATCCCGACTCCCGGCAGGCGGCGCGGATCGACCACTTCCACGCCACGGTCGACGAGCTGCAGACGCCGTACGTCCGCCCGCAGGACAACGGCACCCGCGCCGACGTGCGGTGGGCCGAGATCACCGACCCGGCGGGCACGGGAATCCGCATCGAGGGTGAGCCGCTGTTCAGCCTCGCCGCCCGGCGCTGGAGCGACCGGCAGCTCGCGGCGGCCCGGCACCAGAGCGACCTGGTCCCCGAGCCGCTGATCTACCTGCACACCGACCACGTCGTCCACGGTGTCGGATCCGGGGCGGTCGGTCCCGGCGTCCTTCCCCGGTACCGGCTCGACGTCCGGGCCGCCGACTTCGCCTTCATCCTGTCGGCGACGTCCTGA
- a CDS encoding LacI family DNA-binding transcriptional regulator translates to MTDNPSGPPAVTIAFIAESAGVSIPTVSKVLNGRSGVSVETRARVEGLINKYGYRRPSGSRGSTVEIVFREMEGTWAVDIIRGVERVARQNRIGVLVSQLGPDSSPATSIDETIGRRPGFVLFVSEISAPEQAKLKAKDIPFVVINPAGELPDDVPFVGTTNWRGGHSATRHLLDLGHRRIAMINGPDYPFCQARMAGYFSAMAEADVAADSSLVVRTFLTREHGYAAALELLSRPDRPTAIFASNDMQAFGVYRAARELGLSIPGELSVVGFDDIVVSDWADPPLTTVHQPLFEMASAATDLAFTLGRGEPVRQVGLEIATVLTIRKSTAPPRS, encoded by the coding sequence GTGACCGACAATCCCTCGGGGCCGCCCGCGGTCACCATCGCGTTCATCGCTGAATCCGCGGGCGTCTCGATCCCCACCGTGTCGAAGGTGCTCAACGGCCGCTCGGGCGTCTCGGTGGAGACCCGTGCCCGGGTCGAGGGTCTGATCAACAAGTACGGCTACCGCCGCCCTTCCGGCAGCCGGGGCAGCACCGTGGAGATCGTCTTCCGCGAGATGGAGGGCACGTGGGCCGTGGACATCATCCGCGGGGTCGAACGGGTGGCGCGCCAGAACCGGATCGGCGTCCTGGTGTCGCAGCTGGGCCCCGACTCCTCACCCGCCACCTCCATCGACGAGACGATCGGCCGCCGCCCCGGCTTCGTCCTGTTCGTCTCCGAGATCTCGGCGCCCGAGCAGGCGAAGCTGAAGGCAAAGGACATCCCGTTCGTCGTCATCAACCCGGCCGGCGAGCTGCCGGATGACGTCCCCTTCGTGGGCACCACCAACTGGCGGGGCGGCCACTCGGCCACCCGGCACCTGCTCGACCTGGGCCACCGGCGCATCGCGATGATCAATGGGCCGGACTATCCGTTCTGCCAGGCGCGCATGGCCGGATATTTCTCGGCGATGGCCGAAGCCGACGTCGCCGCGGATTCTTCGCTGGTGGTCCGCACGTTCCTCACGCGCGAGCACGGCTACGCCGCGGCCCTCGAACTGCTTTCCCGCCCTGACCGGCCGACTGCGATCTTCGCCTCCAACGACATGCAGGCGTTCGGGGTCTATCGCGCCGCTCGGGAGCTGGGCTTGTCGATCCCGGGCGAATTGAGCGTGGTGGGCTTCGACGACATCGTCGTCTCAGACTGGGCCGACCCGCCTCTGACGACGGTCCACCAGCCGTTGTTCGAGATGGCGAGCGCTGCCACCGACCTGGCGTTCACCCTCGGCCGCGGTGAACCGGTTCGCCAGGTCGGGCTGGAGATCGCCACCGTTCTCACCATCCGCAAGAGTACGGCACCGCCGAGGAGCTGA
- a CDS encoding recombinase family protein, producing the protein MRSIRGAAATGVTRPAWEALLALPQAGGHTEVLEVRSVGPLSGARADYRQRAARPRHHRGVTDGELDLATKEGRFMFAVLAAAAEYELELRAERQAEGTAAAKRREATGAMLPGKKKTGRPRVIGPAELVTLRRLVDDGIAIAEAARTLKIGRSTAYAALAGR; encoded by the coding sequence TTGAGGTCGATCAGAGGAGCGGCGGCTACTGGTGTCACGCGACCGGCGTGGGAGGCGCTCCTGGCGCTGCCGCAGGCCGGGGGGCACACTGAAGTTCTGGAAGTCCGATCGGTGGGGCCGCTCAGCGGGGCACGTGCTGACTACCGTCAACGAGCTGCGCGACCGCGGCATCACCGTGGTGTCACTGACGGAGAACTCGATCTGGCCACCAAAGAGGGCCGGTTCATGTTTGCGGTCCTGGCCGCAGCCGCGGAATACGAGCTGGAGCTGCGCGCCGAGCGCCAGGCCGAGGGGACAGCCGCCGCCAAGCGCCGCGAGGCCACCGGTGCCATGCTGCCCGGCAAGAAGAAGACCGGGCGACCGCGCGTCATCGGCCCCGCCGAGTTGGTCACACTACGCCGCCTGGTCGACGATGGTATCGCGATCGCCGAGGCCGCCCGCACCCTCAAAATCGGCCGCTCCACCGCCTACGCGGCACTCGCGGGACGCTGA
- a CDS encoding heavy metal-binding domain-containing protein, giving the protein MTTARHQPAPGARSRSSPPLTQLTEAMYHARDLAMARMEAEADQLGADGIVAVRLAVEFREFGEHIAEFVAIGTAVKADEPGQWRNNKGQPFTSDLSGQDFWTLIRAGYAPLGMVMGTCVCHIAHRRIGALLGTTGRNVEIPEYTQALYNARELAMARMQAEAKELNAEGIVGATLDHHHHNWGSHTTEFFAIGTAIRPLRPDHVIERPQLVLPLDR; this is encoded by the coding sequence TTGACCACCGCCCGGCATCAGCCGGCCCCCGGTGCCAGAAGCCGTAGCTCGCCACCACTCACCCAGTTAACCGAGGCGATGTACCATGCTCGCGACCTGGCCATGGCCCGGATGGAGGCCGAGGCCGATCAGCTGGGAGCTGACGGGATCGTCGCAGTGCGTCTTGCGGTGGAGTTTCGTGAATTCGGGGAGCACATCGCGGAATTTGTGGCGATCGGCACCGCGGTCAAGGCGGATGAGCCCGGCCAATGGCGCAACAACAAGGGGCAGCCCTTCACCTCCGACCTGTCGGGCCAGGACTTCTGGACGCTCATCCGCGCAGGCTACGCTCCGCTCGGCATGGTGATGGGGACCTGCGTCTGCCACATCGCTCACCGCCGGATCGGCGCCTTGTTGGGTACCACCGGGCGGAACGTGGAGATCCCAGAGTACACGCAGGCCCTCTACAACGCCCGCGAACTGGCGATGGCCCGCATGCAGGCCGAAGCGAAGGAGCTGAACGCGGAGGGGATCGTGGGTGCCACGCTCGATCACCATCACCACAACTGGGGCTCGCACACGACGGAGTTCTTCGCCATCGGCACCGCCATCCGGCCGCTCCGGCCCGATCACGTGATCGAGCGCCCCCAGCTCGTCCTCCCGCTGGACCGCTGA
- a CDS encoding IS256 family transposase, with protein sequence MARAAHHGGEKSPLLEGQVPLRELLGDQVLDLLLERSKDGKGGLRLTGEGSMLGELVKAVLERALEAELSSHLGYGKHDPVGHGTGNSRNGKIGKTVQTGVGPVRLAVPRDRAGTFEPVLVPKRAGRISGGLDDMIISLYAHGMSVRDIQHHLRQIYEVELSHEAISNITDAVLEEVRAWQARPLEAIYPVVFLDAIVVKVRDNHSVQAKPAYLAIGIDADGEKHVLGIWLAKTPLDHATAGESSRFWNAVMTDLRNRGVRDILIACTDGLAGFEDAIHAAFPYTTVQTCVVHMIRNALRPVARRDRAGVAAELKKIYTAPSAEAAFDALADFTASDWGTKYPQAARVFEAAWDRFTPFFAFSPAVRKLLYTTNGIESLNYQLRKVTKARGHFPGDDAVVKLLWLAIINIEDKRARERASHKEKTGKIKNSPSTARLIEGQRTIGWREALIELDLAYPGL encoded by the coding sequence TTGGCACGGGCTGCTCATCATGGCGGGGAAAAATCCCCCCTTCTTGAAGGTCAGGTGCCGCTGCGGGAGTTGCTCGGCGATCAGGTGCTGGACCTGCTGCTGGAGCGATCGAAAGACGGCAAGGGCGGGCTGCGCCTGACCGGCGAGGGCTCGATGCTGGGCGAGCTGGTCAAAGCGGTGCTGGAACGCGCGCTGGAGGCCGAGCTGTCGAGCCATCTGGGCTATGGCAAGCACGATCCGGTCGGCCACGGGACGGGCAACTCACGTAACGGCAAGATCGGCAAAACCGTGCAGACCGGGGTCGGCCCGGTCCGGCTGGCCGTGCCACGCGATCGGGCCGGCACCTTCGAGCCGGTGCTGGTGCCCAAACGCGCCGGCCGCATCTCCGGCGGCCTGGACGACATGATCATCAGCCTGTACGCGCACGGCATGAGCGTGCGCGACATCCAGCACCACCTGCGCCAGATTTATGAGGTCGAACTGTCGCACGAGGCTATCTCCAACATCACCGACGCCGTGCTGGAAGAAGTCCGCGCCTGGCAGGCACGGCCACTGGAGGCGATCTACCCGGTGGTGTTCCTGGACGCCATCGTGGTCAAAGTGCGCGACAACCACAGCGTGCAGGCCAAACCCGCCTACCTGGCCATCGGCATCGACGCCGACGGCGAAAAGCACGTCCTGGGCATCTGGCTGGCCAAGACCCCGCTCGACCATGCCACCGCCGGCGAGTCGTCCCGATTCTGGAACGCGGTGATGACCGATCTGCGCAACCGCGGCGTGCGCGACATCCTCATCGCCTGCACCGACGGCCTGGCCGGCTTCGAAGACGCCATCCACGCGGCGTTCCCGTACACCACCGTGCAAACCTGCGTCGTTCACATGATCAGGAATGCGCTACGGCCGGTGGCCCGCCGCGACCGCGCGGGGGTGGCCGCCGAACTGAAGAAGATCTACACCGCGCCAAGCGCCGAGGCCGCCTTCGACGCCCTGGCCGACTTCACCGCCTCCGATTGGGGCACGAAATACCCGCAAGCGGCCCGCGTGTTCGAGGCCGCCTGGGACCGGTTCACCCCGTTTTTCGCCTTCTCCCCCGCGGTGCGCAAGCTGCTCTACACCACCAACGGCATCGAGTCCCTGAACTACCAACTGCGCAAGGTCACCAAGGCCCGCGGGCACTTCCCCGGCGACGACGCCGTGGTCAAGCTGCTGTGGCTGGCCATCATCAACATCGAGGACAAACGCGCCCGCGAACGCGCCTCCCACAAGGAGAAAACCGGCAAGATCAAGAACTCGCCCAGCACCGCCCGCCTCATCGAGGGGCAACGCACCATCGGCTGGAGAGAAGCACTCATCGAACTCGATCTCGCCTACCCGGGACTGTAA
- a CDS encoding IS256 family transposase, which translates to MSTVIQASTEIDLEDAAVARKKPEDSTDRELVARLVDQARAEGMELVGENGLLGRLTKLVLESALEGEITDHLGHDKHERSGNETGNTRNGSRSKTVLTDVGPVEISVPRDRDASFEPKIVRKRQRRLSGVDEMVISLAAKGLTTGEISAHLAEVYGAEVSKQTISTITDKVLDGMAEWQNRPLDPVYPVIFIDAIHVKLREGQVANRPIYIALAVTVDGERDILGLWAGDGGEGAKFWLHVLTEIKNRGVGDALMVVCDGLKGLPQAIESVWPQAVVQTCVVHLLRASFRYAARQHWDAVAKALKPVYTAPTEAAALERFLEFAELWGGKYPAIVKLWEDAWAEFVPFLNFDTEIRRVICSTNAIESVNARIRRGVKVRGHFPNEQAALKCVYMAIMSLDPTGKGRKRWITRWKAGLNAFAITFDGRLTPTTR; encoded by the coding sequence ATGAGTACTGTGATCCAGGCATCGACGGAGATCGACCTGGAGGACGCCGCGGTGGCGCGCAAGAAGCCGGAAGACTCGACGGATCGGGAGCTGGTTGCCCGGCTGGTCGATCAAGCTCGTGCCGAGGGCATGGAGCTGGTCGGTGAGAACGGGCTACTGGGCCGGCTGACCAAGCTGGTCCTGGAGTCCGCCCTGGAGGGCGAGATCACCGACCATCTCGGCCACGATAAGCACGAACGCTCCGGCAACGAGACCGGCAACACCCGCAACGGCAGCCGGTCCAAGACCGTGCTCACCGACGTCGGCCCGGTCGAGATCAGCGTGCCGCGCGATCGCGACGCCAGCTTCGAGCCGAAGATCGTGCGCAAGCGGCAGCGGCGCCTGTCCGGCGTCGATGAGATGGTCATCTCGCTGGCCGCCAAGGGCCTGACCACCGGGGAGATCTCCGCGCATTTGGCCGAGGTCTATGGCGCCGAGGTATCCAAGCAGACCATCTCCACCATCACCGACAAGGTGCTGGACGGCATGGCCGAGTGGCAGAACCGGCCGCTCGACCCGGTCTACCCGGTGATCTTCATCGACGCCATCCACGTGAAGCTGCGCGAGGGCCAGGTCGCCAACCGGCCGATCTACATCGCCCTGGCCGTCACCGTCGACGGCGAGCGCGACATCCTCGGGTTGTGGGCCGGCGACGGCGGCGAGGGCGCCAAGTTCTGGCTGCACGTGCTGACTGAGATCAAGAACCGCGGCGTCGGTGATGCGCTGATGGTGGTCTGCGACGGGCTGAAGGGACTGCCGCAGGCCATCGAAAGTGTCTGGCCGCAGGCGGTCGTGCAGACGTGCGTGGTGCACTTGCTGCGGGCGTCGTTCCGCTATGCCGCCCGCCAGCACTGGGACGCCGTCGCCAAGGCGCTCAAGCCCGTTTACACCGCCCCGACCGAGGCCGCCGCGCTCGAGCGCTTCTTGGAGTTCGCCGAGCTCTGGGGCGGTAAGTATCCGGCGATCGTGAAGTTGTGGGAGGACGCCTGGGCCGAGTTCGTGCCCTTCCTCAATTTCGACACCGAGATCCGCCGGGTGATCTGCTCGACCAACGCCATCGAGTCGGTCAACGCCCGGATCCGGCGGGGGGTCAAGGTCCGCGGCCACTTCCCGAACGAGCAGGCCGCGCTCAAGTGCGTCTACATGGCGATCATGAGCCTGGACCCGACAGGCAAGGGGCGCAAACGCTGGATCACCCGCTGGAAAGCCGGCCTCAACGCCTTCGCCATCACCTTCGACGGCCGGCTGACCCCGACCACCCGATAA